A genomic region of Deltaproteobacteria bacterium contains the following coding sequences:
- the gatC gene encoding Asp-tRNA(Asn)/Glu-tRNA(Gln) amidotransferase subunit GatC, producing the protein MDEAQIRKIAKLARLEVAEEDLPRLAGDLRRILGYVERLQQADLSELPSPGAPPETGAKREDEVRPSFTPEEATANAPAAEDGAFLVPRVIG; encoded by the coding sequence GTGGACGAAGCCCAGATCAGGAAGATCGCGAAGCTCGCCCGGCTGGAGGTCGCGGAGGAGGACCTCCCCCGCCTCGCCGGCGACCTGCGACGGATCCTGGGCTACGTCGAGCGCCTGCAGCAGGCGGACCTCTCGGAGCTGCCTTCACCCGGCGCGCCCCCCGAGACGGGCGCCAAGCGGGAGGACGAGGTCCGGCCCTCCTTCACGCCGGAGGAGGCGACCGCGAACGCCCCGGCCGCCGAGGACGGCGCCTTCCTGGTCCCCCGGGTGATCGGCTGA
- the mtnA gene encoding S-methyl-5-thioribose-1-phosphate isomerase has protein sequence MSRRHIEWDESELRLLDQRLLPREETYVACADADSAARAITDMVVRGAPAIGVTAAYGLALEAARTLGEGGSGEEAFRAAAARMREARPTAVNLMWAVDRMLRVLERGGGDVVAALRAEAEAIDAEDLQMCKDIGRHGGALLPEEGTVLTHCNAGGLATAGYGTALGVIRGGLEQGKRLKVFADETRPYLQGARLTAYELHQDGIDVTVIPDVAAGHLMSKGLVQAVVVGSDRIAANGDVANKIGTYQVAVLAHRHGIPFYVAAPTSTVDLETATGEGIPIEERSEEEVTHLVGVQLAPTGVKARNPAFDVTPAELVTAIITEQGVARAPYGPALAGMVAAASAD, from the coding sequence ATGAGCCGCCGACACATCGAGTGGGACGAGAGCGAGCTGCGCTTGCTCGATCAGCGCCTCCTCCCCCGGGAGGAGACCTACGTCGCCTGCGCCGACGCCGACAGCGCGGCGAGGGCCATCACCGACATGGTGGTGCGCGGGGCGCCGGCCATCGGGGTGACCGCGGCCTACGGCCTCGCCCTGGAGGCGGCCCGCACCCTGGGCGAGGGGGGCTCCGGCGAGGAGGCCTTCCGCGCCGCCGCGGCCCGGATGCGCGAGGCCCGCCCCACGGCGGTGAACCTGATGTGGGCCGTGGACCGTATGCTCCGCGTGCTGGAGCGCGGGGGCGGGGACGTGGTCGCCGCTCTGCGCGCCGAGGCCGAGGCCATCGACGCCGAGGATCTGCAGATGTGCAAGGACATCGGCCGCCACGGCGGTGCCCTGCTGCCCGAGGAGGGCACGGTGCTGACCCACTGCAACGCCGGTGGCCTGGCCACCGCCGGCTACGGGACGGCGCTGGGGGTGATCCGGGGCGGCCTCGAGCAGGGCAAGCGGCTGAAGGTCTTCGCCGACGAGACCCGGCCCTACCTCCAGGGCGCGCGGCTGACCGCCTACGAGCTCCACCAGGACGGAATCGACGTGACGGTGATCCCCGACGTCGCCGCCGGCCACCTCATGAGCAAGGGGCTCGTGCAGGCGGTGGTCGTCGGCTCGGATCGCATCGCCGCCAACGGCGACGTGGCGAACAAGATCGGCACCTATCAGGTGGCGGTGCTGGCCCACCGGCACGGCATCCCCTTCTACGTGGCGGCGCCGACCTCCACCGTGGACCTCGAGACGGCGACCGGGGAGGGCATCCCCATCGAGGAGCGCTCCGAGGAAGAGGTGACCCACCTCGTCGGGGTGCAGCTCGCCCCGACCGGGGTGAAGGCCCGCAACCCGGCCTTCGACGTGACCCCCGCCGAGCTGGTCACCGCCATCATCACCGAGCAGGGGGTCGCGCGGGCCCCCTACGGCCCGGCGCTGGCCGGGATGGTCGCCGCGGCCAGCGCCGACTGA
- a CDS encoding VOC family protein, producing MGAPSIHHLALRTRNMERLAGFYEHVFGLPRLRETPGHSIWLGLNGGVLMVEQADGDEPEIPRESFELFAFACTAEERAALKARLPDLGLRTDGETEHTLYLRDPDGRRVGLSSYPLSR from the coding sequence ATGGGAGCACCTTCGATCCACCACCTGGCCCTGCGGACCCGGAACATGGAGCGCCTGGCGGGGTTCTACGAGCACGTCTTCGGCCTGCCCCGGCTGCGGGAGACCCCGGGCCACTCGATCTGGCTGGGGCTGAACGGGGGGGTGCTGATGGTGGAGCAGGCGGACGGGGACGAGCCGGAGATCCCCCGCGAGAGCTTCGAGCTCTTCGCCTTCGCCTGCACCGCCGAGGAGCGCGCGGCCCTCAAGGCCCGGCTGCCGGATCTGGGCCTGCGCACCGACGGTGAGACCGAGCACACCCTCTACCTGCGCGATCCGGACGGCCGGCGGGTGGGGCTGTCCTCCTATCCCCTATCGAGATAG
- a CDS encoding pyridoxal phosphate-dependent aminotransferase → MPRFPDFASTAGSLSDSVYSRLAARARELDRPIYPLQVGDTWMEPHPAIRAEAQRTEDEAMLHTYAPVQGTPMLCKAILAKLERQGGRPLDPADLQVMSGATVGLSVICQTLLDPGDEVLLPAPYWPLIRGIIASRGGVPVEIPFWDRLGEEGFDAEAAIRAAITERTVALYLNSPNNPTGRLLPEPIAAALARVAAEHDLWIWSDEAYEDLIYVDDPPPPLWTREDFRERCITSHTFSKSYGIAGARVGYTHGPHEVMKAIRGVQTFQSYNAPKPMQRAAARALGEAGEWLAEARAAYARAGRLCAEALGLPPPEGSTFFFFDVAPFFREGEDLLAFLGRVLEETGVLLTPGSASGKDYPTHVRMCFTSVPPEKLEEALGLLAPLLRAP, encoded by the coding sequence ATGCCCCGCTTTCCCGACTTCGCTTCCACCGCCGGCTCCCTCTCCGACTCGGTCTACTCCCGCCTGGCCGCCCGGGCCCGGGAGCTCGACCGGCCGATCTACCCCCTGCAGGTGGGTGACACCTGGATGGAGCCGCACCCCGCCATCCGGGCCGAGGCCCAGCGCACCGAGGACGAGGCGATGCTCCACACCTACGCCCCGGTGCAGGGGACGCCGATGCTCTGCAAGGCCATCCTGGCCAAGCTGGAGCGCCAGGGCGGGCGGCCCCTCGACCCGGCGGACCTGCAGGTGATGAGCGGCGCCACCGTCGGCCTCTCGGTGATCTGTCAGACCCTGCTGGATCCGGGTGACGAGGTGCTCCTGCCCGCCCCCTACTGGCCGCTCATCCGCGGCATCATTGCCTCCCGCGGTGGCGTGCCGGTGGAGATCCCCTTCTGGGATCGCCTGGGGGAGGAGGGCTTCGACGCCGAGGCGGCGATCCGCGCGGCCATCACCGAGCGCACGGTGGCGCTCTACCTCAACAGCCCCAACAACCCGACCGGCCGCCTCCTGCCGGAGCCCATCGCCGCCGCGCTGGCGAGGGTGGCCGCCGAGCACGACCTCTGGATCTGGAGCGACGAGGCCTACGAGGATCTGATCTACGTCGATGATCCGCCGCCGCCCCTCTGGACCCGGGAGGATTTTCGCGAGCGCTGCATCACCAGCCACACCTTCTCGAAGTCCTACGGCATCGCCGGGGCGAGGGTGGGCTACACCCACGGGCCCCACGAGGTGATGAAGGCCATCCGGGGCGTGCAGACCTTCCAGAGCTACAACGCCCCCAAGCCCATGCAGCGGGCCGCGGCGCGGGCGCTCGGCGAGGCGGGCGAGTGGCTGGCCGAGGCGCGGGCGGCCTACGCCCGGGCAGGCCGGCTCTGCGCCGAGGCCCTCGGCCTGCCCCCACCCGAGGGCAGCACCTTCTTCTTCTTCGACGTCGCGCCCTTCTTCCGCGAGGGCGAGGACCTCCTGGCCTTCCTCGGCCGGGTGCTCGAGGAGACCGGCGTGCTGCTGACCCCCGGGAGCGCCAGCGGCAAGGACTACCCGACCCACGTGCGGATGTGCTTCACCTCGGTGCCGCCCGAGAAGCTCGAGGAGGCCCTCGGCCTGCTCGCGCCCCTGCTGCGCGCGCCCTGA
- a CDS encoding 5'-3' exonuclease H3TH domain-containing protein, with the protein MAAKKVDRLHVVDGTYELFRAFYGRGPDRTTAEGRPFKAVAGVVGSVLALLRDEAEAVTHLAVAFDRPIESFRNELFEGYKTGEGMDPELVEQMEPAEEALAALGVTVWPMDEWEADDALATAAARFAGEVGEVRLMTPDKDLGQCLVEGRVVQVDRMREKVIDVAALRERRGIAPASLPDWLALVGDSADGIPGLPGFGEKTVSRLLARFETLEAIPDDPAAWPEGLRGAPRLAGVLARQREEALLYRRLATLATDVPLRETLDDLRWRGAPRQRWEAYCESVGMPRWKTRPPRFDDED; encoded by the coding sequence ATGGCTGCGAAGAAGGTCGACCGCCTCCACGTCGTGGACGGCACCTACGAGCTCTTCCGGGCCTTCTACGGCCGGGGGCCGGACCGCACGACCGCCGAAGGAAGACCCTTCAAGGCCGTGGCCGGGGTGGTCGGCAGCGTGCTCGCGCTCCTGCGCGACGAGGCCGAGGCGGTCACCCACCTGGCGGTGGCCTTCGACCGGCCGATCGAGTCCTTCAGGAACGAGCTCTTCGAGGGCTACAAGACCGGCGAGGGGATGGACCCCGAGCTGGTGGAGCAGATGGAGCCCGCCGAGGAGGCCCTCGCGGCCCTCGGCGTCACCGTCTGGCCGATGGACGAGTGGGAGGCCGACGACGCCCTGGCCACCGCCGCCGCGCGCTTCGCCGGGGAGGTCGGCGAGGTGCGGCTGATGACCCCGGACAAGGACCTGGGGCAGTGCCTGGTGGAGGGCAGGGTCGTCCAGGTCGATCGGATGCGAGAGAAGGTGATCGACGTGGCTGCTCTGCGCGAGCGCAGGGGCATCGCGCCGGCCAGCCTGCCCGACTGGCTCGCCCTGGTGGGGGACTCCGCCGACGGCATCCCGGGCCTGCCCGGCTTCGGCGAGAAGACCGTGAGCAGGCTCCTCGCCCGCTTCGAGACGCTCGAGGCGATCCCCGACGATCCCGCCGCCTGGCCCGAGGGCCTCCGGGGGGCGCCCCGCCTCGCCGGGGTGCTCGCCCGGCAGCGCGAGGAGGCCCTGCTCTACCGCCGCCTCGCCACCCTCGCGACCGACGTGCCCCTGCGCGAGACCCTGGACGACCTTCGCTGGCGCGGGGCGCCCCGCCAGCGCTGGGAGGCCTACTGCGAGTCGGTGGGGATGCCCCGCTGGAAGACCCGCCCGCCCCGCTTCGACGACGAGGACTGA
- the gatB gene encoding Asp-tRNA(Asn)/Glu-tRNA(Gln) amidotransferase subunit GatB yields MLERWEPVIGLEVHVQLSTRSKIFCGCSTAFGAPANSHTCPTCLGLPGALPVFNLRVAEMAAALGLALGCEVRERSVWARKNYFYADLPKGYQISQFAEPICEHGALRFFVDGDEGEEVRVAEASIVRIHMEEDAGKSVHDGGGGHSRVDLNRAGVPLLEVVSAPDLRSPEEAAGYLKALRSIVRYLGISDGNMQEGSLRCDANVSLRPRGERALGTRAEVKNLNSFRFVAKAITHEILRQAELLEEGGVVEQETRLYDSERDETRTMRSKEEAEDYRYFPDPDLPPLHLDAALLERARARLTELPVQRAERWVAEHGLSVEDARTLSNERGVAEYFEAAVQAFDGPGAVPAKWIVGEVLRELGERNASIEALGLAPDRLAELMALVEADTISSSAGKQVFAALLGNEKRPRELVAELGLEQVSDSGALEAVVAQVIRDFPDQAATYRGGKKGILAFLMGQVMKASGGKANPKLASEALRQKLEEE; encoded by the coding sequence ATCCTCGAGCGCTGGGAGCCGGTGATCGGCCTCGAGGTGCACGTCCAGCTCTCGACCCGCAGCAAGATCTTCTGCGGCTGCAGCACCGCCTTCGGCGCGCCGGCCAACAGCCACACCTGCCCCACCTGCCTCGGGCTCCCCGGCGCCCTGCCGGTCTTCAACCTCCGGGTCGCCGAGATGGCCGCGGCCCTCGGCCTGGCCCTGGGCTGCGAGGTACGCGAGCGCAGCGTCTGGGCCCGCAAGAACTACTTCTACGCCGACCTGCCCAAGGGCTATCAGATCAGCCAGTTCGCCGAGCCGATCTGCGAGCACGGCGCCCTGCGCTTCTTCGTCGACGGCGACGAGGGGGAGGAGGTGCGGGTCGCCGAGGCCTCCATCGTCCGCATCCACATGGAGGAGGACGCCGGCAAGTCGGTCCACGACGGCGGCGGCGGCCACTCCCGGGTGGATCTCAACCGCGCCGGGGTGCCGCTGCTGGAGGTGGTCTCGGCGCCCGATCTGCGCTCACCCGAGGAGGCCGCCGGCTACCTCAAGGCCCTGCGCTCGATCGTGCGCTACCTCGGCATCTCGGACGGGAACATGCAGGAGGGCTCCCTGCGCTGCGACGCCAACGTCTCCCTGCGACCCCGCGGCGAGCGCGCCCTGGGCACCCGCGCCGAGGTGAAGAACCTCAACTCCTTCCGCTTCGTGGCGAAGGCCATCACCCACGAGATCCTGCGCCAGGCCGAGCTCCTCGAGGAGGGGGGCGTGGTGGAGCAGGAGACCCGCCTCTACGACAGCGAGCGGGACGAGACCCGCACGATGCGCAGCAAGGAGGAGGCCGAGGACTACCGCTACTTCCCCGACCCCGACCTGCCGCCCCTCCACCTCGACGCCGCCCTGCTCGAGCGCGCCCGCGCCCGCCTGACCGAGCTGCCGGTCCAGCGGGCCGAGCGCTGGGTCGCCGAGCACGGCCTCTCGGTGGAGGACGCCCGCACCCTCTCGAACGAGCGCGGCGTGGCCGAGTACTTCGAGGCGGCGGTCCAGGCCTTCGACGGTCCCGGGGCGGTGCCGGCGAAGTGGATCGTGGGGGAGGTGCTGCGCGAGCTCGGGGAGCGCAACGCGAGCATCGAGGCGCTCGGCCTCGCACCGGATCGCCTGGCCGAGCTGATGGCCCTGGTCGAGGCGGACACGATCAGCTCCTCGGCGGGCAAGCAGGTCTTCGCCGCTCTCCTCGGCAACGAGAAGCGGCCGCGGGAGCTGGTCGCCGAGCTGGGCCTCGAGCAGGTCTCGGACAGCGGCGCCCTCGAGGCCGTGGTCGCGCAGGTGATCCGGGACTTCCCGGATCAGGCCGCGACCTACCGCGGCGGCAAGAAGGGCATCCTCGCCTTCCTGATGGGACAGGTGATGAAGGCGAGCGGGGGCAAGGCGAACCCCAAGCTCGCCAGTGAGGCCCTGCGCCAGAAGCTGGAAGAGGAGTAG
- the gatA gene encoding Asp-tRNA(Asn)/Glu-tRNA(Gln) amidotransferase subunit GatA codes for MRAPLPAPTLAELSTALEEGRHSAAGLKQAALDRIAALDGELNAVIRTTPERAAAAAAASDARRERGERLGPLDGVPVLVKGLIGMAGVETDGASKILAGYRPPYDATAVARLEAAGAVIVGQTNLDELGMGSATVFSAHGACANPWDPERTPGGSSGGSAAAVAAGYAPLALGTDTGGSIRQPAALCGVAGLKPSYGRVSRRGLFAFASSLDQIGPMAPRVADLVPLFRSIAGGDPLDATCRELPVPEAADCAPSELAGLTIGLPAAARGEGVDSEVIARLDAAVAFFEGTGARVREVELPHAELGVACYYVLAPAEASSNLSRYDGVRFGRRAQGVTSLGELYARSRSEGFGPEVQRRILLGTFVLSSGYYEAYYGTAQRVRGLIARDFEAAFAQVDLILTPTSPTPAWRRDEKQDDPLAMYLADVFTIPASLAGLPALSLPAGFTAAGLPVGLQLVAPAFQEARLLSVGSAFEDAHDFAGLAPVGEEA; via the coding sequence ATGCGTGCCCCCCTGCCGGCGCCGACCCTGGCCGAGCTCTCCACCGCTCTCGAGGAGGGGAGGCACAGCGCGGCCGGCCTGAAGCAGGCGGCCCTGGACCGGATCGCCGCCCTCGACGGCGAGCTCAACGCCGTGATCCGCACGACCCCGGAGCGCGCCGCCGCCGCGGCCGCCGCCTCCGACGCCCGCCGCGAGCGGGGGGAGCGCCTCGGCCCCCTCGACGGAGTCCCGGTCCTGGTGAAGGGGCTCATCGGGATGGCGGGCGTCGAGACCGACGGCGCCTCGAAGATCCTGGCGGGCTACCGGCCCCCCTACGACGCCACCGCCGTGGCCCGGCTGGAGGCCGCCGGGGCAGTGATCGTCGGGCAGACCAACCTCGACGAGCTCGGCATGGGCTCGGCCACCGTCTTCTCCGCCCACGGCGCCTGCGCCAACCCCTGGGATCCCGAGCGCACGCCCGGCGGCTCCTCGGGGGGCTCGGCGGCGGCGGTGGCCGCGGGCTACGCGCCCCTGGCCCTGGGCACCGACACCGGCGGCTCGATCCGCCAGCCGGCGGCCCTCTGCGGGGTGGCGGGCCTCAAGCCCTCCTACGGCCGGGTCTCCCGCCGGGGGCTCTTCGCCTTCGCGTCCTCCCTGGATCAGATCGGCCCGATGGCGCCCCGGGTGGCGGACCTCGTCCCCCTCTTCCGGAGCATCGCCGGGGGCGATCCCCTCGACGCCACCTGCCGGGAGCTGCCCGTGCCCGAGGCCGCGGACTGCGCGCCCTCGGAGCTCGCGGGCCTCACGATCGGCCTGCCCGCCGCGGCCCGCGGGGAGGGCGTGGACTCCGAGGTCATCGCGCGCCTCGACGCGGCGGTGGCCTTCTTCGAGGGGACGGGCGCGAGGGTCCGCGAGGTGGAGCTGCCCCACGCCGAGCTGGGGGTCGCCTGCTACTACGTGCTCGCGCCCGCCGAGGCCTCCTCGAACCTCTCGCGCTACGACGGGGTCCGCTTCGGCCGCCGGGCGCAGGGGGTGACGAGCCTGGGTGAGCTCTACGCCCGCAGCCGCTCGGAGGGCTTCGGCCCCGAGGTGCAGCGGCGGATCCTCCTGGGCACCTTCGTCCTCTCCAGCGGCTACTACGAGGCCTACTACGGGACCGCCCAGCGGGTGCGGGGCCTCATCGCCCGGGACTTCGAGGCGGCCTTCGCGCAGGTCGACCTGATCCTCACCCCCACTTCGCCGACCCCGGCCTGGCGGCGCGACGAGAAGCAGGACGATCCCCTGGCGATGTACCTGGCGGACGTCTTCACGATCCCGGCCTCCCTCGCCGGGCTCCCGGCCCTCTCGCTGCCCGCGGGCTTCACCGCGGCGGGGCTCCCGGTGGGGCTGCAGCTCGTCGCGCCGGCCTTCCAGGAGGCGCGCCTGCTCTCGGTGGGCAGCGCCTTCGAGGACGCCCATGACTTCGCCGGCCTGGCGCCGGTGGGGGAGGAAGCGTGA
- a CDS encoding nitronate monooxygenase family protein, giving the protein MKTRITELLGIEHPIIQGGMHYVAFAELAAAVSNAGGLGIITALTQKTPEDLAKEIARTRELTDKPFGVNLTFLPTVTAPDYPGYVKAIIEGGVKVVETAGRNPSEVMPYLKQAGIKVVHKCTSVRHALKAEKIGCDAVSVDGFECGGHPGEDDIPNMILLPRAAEELKIPFVASGGMADGRSLVAALALGADGINMGTRFIATKEAPVHENVKQAIVDASELDTRLIMRSLRNTERVMNNPAVEELIAKEQAKGDSLTFEDIMEKVVGVYPKVMLEGTMDAGAWSCGMVAGLIHDVPTCQELIDGIMKEAETLINERLAGML; this is encoded by the coding sequence ATGAAGACACGCATCACCGAGCTGCTGGGCATCGAGCACCCCATCATCCAGGGCGGCATGCACTACGTCGCCTTCGCCGAGCTGGCCGCGGCGGTCTCCAACGCCGGCGGCCTGGGGATCATCACCGCCCTGACCCAGAAGACCCCCGAGGATCTCGCGAAGGAGATCGCCCGCACCCGGGAGCTGACCGACAAGCCCTTCGGCGTGAACCTCACCTTCCTGCCCACCGTCACCGCCCCCGACTACCCGGGCTACGTGAAGGCGATCATCGAGGGCGGCGTGAAGGTGGTCGAGACCGCCGGGCGCAACCCCTCCGAGGTGATGCCCTACCTGAAGCAGGCCGGCATCAAGGTCGTCCACAAGTGCACCTCGGTGCGCCACGCGCTGAAGGCCGAGAAGATCGGCTGCGACGCCGTCTCGGTGGACGGCTTCGAGTGCGGCGGCCACCCGGGCGAGGACGACATCCCCAACATGATCCTGCTGCCCCGTGCCGCCGAGGAGCTGAAGATCCCCTTCGTCGCCTCCGGCGGCATGGCCGACGGCCGCTCGCTGGTGGCCGCCCTGGCCCTGGGCGCCGACGGCATCAACATGGGCACCCGCTTCATCGCCACGAAGGAGGCGCCGGTCCACGAGAACGTGAAGCAGGCCATCGTCGACGCCAGCGAGCTCGACACTCGCCTGATCATGCGCTCCCTGCGCAACACCGAGCGGGTGATGAACAACCCGGCGGTCGAGGAGCTCATCGCGAAGGAGCAGGCGAAGGGCGACAGCCTGACCTTCGAGGACATCATGGAGAAGGTCGTGGGCGTCTACCCGAAGGTGATGCTCGAGGGCACCATGGACGCCGGCGCCTGGTCCTGCGGCATGGTCGCGGGCCTCATCCACGACGTCCCCACCTGCCAGGAGCTGATCGACGGCATCATGAAGGAGGCCGAGACCCTCATCAACGAGCGCCTCGCCGGGATGCTCTAG
- a CDS encoding DNA translocase FtsK 4TM domain-containing protein, whose translation MARTSTKKDEGKSTRKTPARKASAGKAGGKSRSAAKARTPAPSAAASPKKPASPGHRRELVGVVLVAIGLTLGLAVWSFDPSDDSLVGRGLPPAANLIGSFGHQLADLLLSTLGVGAFVLALVCVGIAALLFSRLRLRITVLEAMGWTTVVLAGAVLAHLLIPETRPFHHVPGGLVGLFGGELLRGQLNTVGAVIVAIALMILALVLAADLRVHAMAGPAVRTLRRLGDGVLVATRTFGERLWEHHLETRAERREARARARARLERMERTAEAVAAAEARAAAAPEDPLAAVVEVPRSDSELANGKKTRGKVKVEAAPPPPPPASPQLAGIAPIEELPAEERDPLCDPNHSDPAWIDSLGEPAPVALPRPQLHVRSPGPVIEGLTPSDPQPILAPEAVAELEPELELEPEVEAEPETPPVELVVAPPPPARPTPKQASEGPTIVEAVQPETPKKRKKQQGAFAFTTHGERFELPDLDLLDEVVEDRKSTLDRDGLHETARKLCQKLADFGISGEVTKIRLGPVVTMYEFVPGPGVKISKIASLSDDLAMAMEALRVRIVAPLPGKGAVGIEVPNKVRQTVQLREILEQPAFQEAKGKLTMGVGKDVEGMPFVADLAKMPHLLVAGTTGSGKSVAVNAMISSILMRATPDDVRFIMVDPKWTELSLYEGIPHLLLPVVKDPAKAALALRWAVEEMDRRYQLLADWGVRGLAGFNREVKKAKSEWEERQQALPKLPDLETMSMLDPRRPEVEEEFKQRLVDDPKPPDHLPLIVIIIDELADLMMVASRDVETYIARIAQKARAAGLHLLVATQRPSTDVLTGLIKVNFPARIGFRVASRHDSQTIINQPGSEKLLGMGDMLIIPPGQADPTRVHGAFVSDDEVKRLVDHLTRQGEPIYDESILKARDEEKGEEGEEEDYDPKWDEAVMVVSEMEKISVSMLQRKMKIGYNRAARMVEQMEREGIVGPADGAKPRDVLISAPPPVTPPPA comes from the coding sequence ATGGCACGCACGAGCACGAAGAAGGACGAAGGCAAGAGCACCCGGAAGACCCCCGCCCGCAAGGCGAGCGCGGGGAAGGCCGGAGGCAAGTCCCGCAGCGCGGCGAAGGCCCGCACCCCGGCGCCCTCCGCCGCGGCCAGCCCGAAGAAGCCCGCCTCTCCCGGCCACCGCCGGGAGCTCGTCGGCGTCGTCCTCGTGGCCATCGGCCTCACCCTCGGCCTGGCGGTGTGGAGCTTCGACCCCTCGGACGACAGCCTCGTCGGGCGGGGCCTGCCGCCGGCCGCCAACCTCATCGGGAGCTTCGGCCACCAGCTCGCCGACCTCCTCCTCTCCACCCTCGGCGTCGGCGCCTTCGTCCTCGCCCTGGTCTGCGTGGGCATCGCCGCCCTCCTCTTCTCCCGCCTGCGCCTGCGGATCACGGTCCTCGAGGCCATGGGCTGGACCACCGTCGTCCTCGCCGGGGCGGTGCTCGCCCACCTGCTCATCCCGGAGACCCGCCCCTTCCACCACGTCCCGGGCGGCCTGGTCGGCCTCTTCGGCGGTGAGCTGCTCCGCGGCCAGCTCAACACCGTGGGCGCGGTGATCGTCGCCATCGCCCTGATGATCCTGGCGCTGGTCCTGGCCGCCGACCTGCGGGTGCACGCCATGGCCGGCCCGGCGGTGCGCACCCTGCGCCGCCTGGGCGACGGTGTCCTCGTGGCCACCCGCACCTTCGGCGAGCGCCTCTGGGAGCACCACCTCGAGACCCGCGCCGAGCGCCGCGAGGCCCGGGCCCGGGCCCGGGCTCGCCTCGAGCGGATGGAGCGGACCGCGGAGGCCGTGGCCGCCGCGGAGGCCCGCGCGGCCGCCGCGCCGGAGGATCCCCTCGCCGCCGTGGTGGAGGTCCCGCGCAGCGACAGCGAGCTCGCCAACGGCAAGAAGACCCGCGGCAAGGTGAAGGTCGAGGCGGCGCCCCCGCCCCCGCCCCCGGCCAGCCCGCAGCTCGCCGGCATCGCCCCGATCGAGGAGCTCCCCGCCGAGGAGCGCGATCCGCTCTGCGATCCCAACCACTCCGATCCCGCCTGGATCGACTCCCTGGGTGAGCCCGCCCCGGTCGCCCTCCCCCGGCCCCAGCTCCACGTGCGCTCGCCGGGGCCGGTGATCGAGGGCCTCACCCCCTCGGACCCCCAGCCGATCCTGGCCCCGGAGGCGGTGGCCGAGCTCGAGCCCGAGCTGGAGCTCGAGCCCGAAGTCGAGGCAGAGCCCGAGACCCCTCCCGTCGAGCTCGTGGTGGCTCCCCCTCCGCCCGCGAGGCCCACGCCGAAGCAGGCCTCCGAGGGCCCCACCATCGTCGAGGCCGTCCAGCCCGAGACCCCGAAGAAGCGCAAGAAGCAGCAGGGGGCCTTCGCCTTCACCACCCACGGGGAGCGCTTCGAGCTGCCCGATCTCGATCTGCTCGACGAGGTGGTCGAGGACCGGAAGTCCACCCTCGACCGGGACGGCCTGCACGAGACGGCCCGCAAGCTCTGCCAGAAGCTGGCCGACTTCGGCATCAGCGGCGAGGTCACCAAGATCCGCCTCGGACCCGTCGTCACCATGTACGAGTTCGTGCCCGGCCCCGGAGTGAAGATCTCGAAGATCGCCAGCCTCTCCGACGACCTGGCCATGGCCATGGAGGCGCTGCGGGTCCGCATCGTCGCGCCCCTGCCCGGCAAGGGCGCGGTGGGCATCGAGGTGCCCAACAAGGTGCGGCAGACCGTGCAGCTGCGGGAGATCCTGGAGCAGCCCGCCTTCCAGGAGGCCAAGGGCAAGCTCACCATGGGCGTGGGCAAGGACGTCGAGGGCATGCCCTTCGTCGCCGACCTCGCGAAGATGCCCCACCTCCTGGTCGCCGGCACCACCGGCTCGGGCAAGTCCGTCGCCGTGAACGCGATGATCTCGTCCATCTTGATGCGGGCCACCCCCGACGACGTCCGCTTCATCATGGTCGATCCGAAGTGGACCGAGCTCTCCCTCTACGAGGGCATCCCCCACCTGCTCCTGCCGGTCGTGAAGGATCCGGCCAAGGCCGCCCTGGCCCTGCGCTGGGCGGTCGAGGAGATGGACCGCCGCTACCAGCTCCTCGCCGACTGGGGCGTGCGAGGCCTGGCCGGCTTCAACCGTGAGGTGAAGAAGGCCAAGAGCGAGTGGGAGGAGCGCCAGCAGGCCCTGCCGAAGCTCCCCGATCTCGAGACGATGTCCATGCTCGACCCGCGCCGCCCCGAGGTCGAGGAGGAGTTCAAGCAGCGTCTGGTCGACGATCCGAAGCCACCGGATCACCTGCCGCTGATCGTCATCATCATCGACGAGCTGGCCGACCTGATGATGGTGGCCTCCCGCGACGTCGAGACCTACATCGCCCGGATCGCCCAGAAGGCCCGCGCCGCCGGCCTCCACCTCCTGGTCGCCACCCAGCGCCCCTCCACCGACGTCCTCACCGGCCTCATCAAGGTGAACTTCCCGGCGCGGATCGGCTTCCGGGTCGCCTCCCGCCACGACTCCCAGACCATCATCAACCAGCCGGGCTCGGAGAAGCTGCTGGGCATGGGCGACATGCTGATCATCCCCCCCGGCCAGGCCGACCCCACCCGCGTCCACGGCGCCTTCGTCTCCGACGACGAGGTGAAGCGCCTCGTCGATCACCTGACGAGGCAGGGCGAGCCCATCTACGACGAGTCGATCCTCAAGGCCCGGGACGAGGAGAAGGGCGAAGAGGGCGAGGAGGAGGACTACGATCCCAAGTGGGACGAGGCGGTGATGGTCGTCTCGGAGATGGAGAAGATCTCGGTCTCGATGCTCCAGCGCAAGATGAAGATCGGCTACAACCGCGCCGCGCGGATGGTCGAGCAGATGGAGCGCGAGGGCATCGTCGGCCCGGCCGACGGCGCCAAGCCCCGCGACGTGCTCATCTCCGCGCCGCCGCCGGTCACCCCTCCGCCGGCCTAG